The window ATCTCCTTCCCATTATCTTCTCTGTTGCCTGTGATGTTGGGCAGTTCAGTTATAACCCCTGTTTTGCCGAAGCATGGCTTCAACAACCCGGAATGAGAGGGGCTGTTAGATTTTGGGGCTCATCGGCTCCACAGCCATGGGTAGAACCGATATGGGCAGATAGTGTGGCAATCTTTTCCTTAACTTGCGACCCGGGGAGTATCTACTTCCCGCGCACTCTGGGAAAGGTTACTTATTGGGGAGTGTTTAGTATGCTCCAGCATAATTTCCCTCAGGGGGCTTACACAGCTAAAACCTGGCACCTCTTTGGTGATGCCAGTATGGAGGTGAGGGTAGGGAGGCAGACCCGACTTCTCGCGGAACATAGTAGATTTGCCATCCCCGGAAGGACATTTTTAGTTTTTGTCGTTAATACCAGAGACGGTCTCCCCTGCCAATATGCCGTTGTCTGTCTCTGGAAAGAGAACGATAATTATATTTCTTGCAAATATACTGATAGATACGGAAAAGTAAATTTTATCCTTCCTGCGGAACTTAGTCCGGGTAGGATATATGTGACCGTGAGTAAACTGAATACGATTCCTTATGAGGGAATAGCCGAGATTATACCGACCAATGTAACTTGTGAGAAGGCAACCTATCCAAATCAAGGAGAGTTGTTCGCAATTGATCCAGGTAACGGAAATTTCCACATCGTCTATAATACCGGAGAAGATATCGTCTATCGGAAATCTACCGATAAGGGCGCGAGCTGGGGAGATGTTATAGAAATTGATTCCGGCTCTTACCCCTCCCTTGCGCTTGATTATTCTAGGATGCCGAGAATTACTTATCTGAAAAATGATACGGTATTCTGTAAGACCTTAAACTCTGATAATACCTGGCATAAGACGGTTGTTTTTGGTGGTGATGGGAATATAAAACCAGGTCCACCAGTAATTACTCAAACTTATCTACCGGAATTCACTGACTATTCTTACTGTATCTTCCCGATAAAGAACCTCTCAGAAGGGACAGGAAAAATCTACTTATCTATCTTTAATGTGAATGAAGATATAGGATCAGAACCAGAAGAGGTTGTGGGTGGTATTGGTCTAAAATCTCCGTCAATCGCCATTACCCCTGGTGATATTATCCATATCGTTTAGGAAAAAGAAGGTGAAATCTACTATCGGTTCGGTGAGAAGGATTCAAGTAATGAACTTATCTGGTCGGATATTTATAATATCTCAGAATCGCCTGAGGTTATATCGGAAAATCCAACGGTTGAAGCCTATGGTGAATATGTGATCGTGGCTTGGAAGGAAGGAGAACTGGGTGAGATTTATAAAAGGATAAGAAATCTCGCTCAATCTTCTCTTCCAACCTGGCCGCCGGGCTGGTCAGGGATTGAGAATATAAGCCAAAGTCCAGATAAAGAGTCAGACTATCCGGTTATCTCAACCCCTGATGTTATTGCCTGGCAGGAGGAGATTGATTCCTTGAATTATGAGGTCATCGCTTGGATTAAAGGCTCTCTGGTAAATATGAGTGAGACCGAGAACTCATCAAAATATCCCCATATTTCAGTTGAGCCACCAGCTGTTTCTGCTTCTGATGGGGCAATCATAATTGACCCGAAGGTAGTAATAAATGCAATCTGGACCGAAGAAATTATTCCGGAAACTTTATATGAGGTTAGATTTAGAAGATATGAATATACCCCAACCTCGTCGGTAG is drawn from candidate division WOR-3 bacterium and contains these coding sequences:
- a CDS encoding C25 family cysteine peptidase, whose protein sequence is MTIQEIRNQIDKILYYERLSPLPSSLDWTEKALVMASHQSGGSSHPIPDSVHKNNMRERLFRKYRLVDKLYDYAAIPSNVKQILENGRGFLNFLGHGDPTKWFFRDPPVNPVFSIEDVNTQQNPYLLPIIFSVACDVGQFSYNPCFAEAWLQQPGMRGAVRFWGSSAPQPWVEPIWADSVAIFSLTCDPGSIYFPRTLGKVTYWGVFSMLQHNFPQGAYTAKTWHLFGDASMEVRVGRQTRLLAEHSRFAIPGRTFLVFVVNTRDGLPCQYAVVCLWKENDNYISCKYTDRYGKVNFILPAELSPGRIYVTVSKLNTIPYEGIAEIIPTNVTCEKATYPNQGELFAIDPGNGNFHIVYNTGEDIVYRKSTDKGASWGDVIEIDSGSYPSLALDYSRMPRITYLKNDTVFCKTLNSDNTWHKTVVFGGDGNIKPGPPVITQTYLPEFTDYSYCIFPIKNLSEGTGKIYLSIFNVNEDIGSEPEEVVGGIGLKSPSIAITPGDIIHIV